The following coding sequences are from one Bacillota bacterium window:
- a CDS encoding extracellular solute-binding protein produces MARRWGFSRALLALVTVAVVLTAGAVAVFAEKATVVHWQHFHEGRAKALQELIKLFEQENPDITVKADFPPYEQYTDKLLSALATGTGPDVFQVPMEMAEQLLYSRFLTPVPASVMTTDQIEAAYLDWTVQRFKRDGVYWGLPTDVQHLVLYISDQLAREAGLDPTKPPATWQELLEQARKATKRDAQGNIVQAGLDTRYRWADYTSLLYSFMDGPVVSPESRRANYDSPDGIAAWKFAEQLIRGPQAVDSPRFLTGQRKFEQSKAVYYINHPVARSVIGTMAPNLKYTVAPVPTLPGKPVRAPGHHWAYVVSAGTKNAEAAWKWVKFLASDKAVRKWMEVAGDLPSLKALASDPSLFATPNERVIMASIPLVRPVETVGFASDQIRNDLWDAIALTETPVEQLVKQYIERENAVIRQILR; encoded by the coding sequence ATGGCCCGCCGATGGGGTTTTTCACGTGCGCTTCTTGCGCTTGTGACCGTGGCCGTTGTGCTGACTGCGGGGGCCGTTGCCGTCTTCGCCGAGAAGGCGACGGTCGTTCACTGGCAGCACTTCCACGAGGGGCGCGCCAAGGCGCTCCAGGAACTCATCAAGCTCTTTGAGCAGGAAAACCCCGACATAACGGTCAAGGCCGACTTCCCGCCGTACGAGCAGTACACGGACAAGTTGCTTTCGGCCCTGGCCACCGGCACCGGCCCCGACGTGTTCCAGGTGCCGATGGAGATGGCCGAGCAGCTTTTGTACAGCCGCTTCCTGACACCGGTTCCTGCGAGCGTCATGACCACCGATCAGATCGAGGCAGCTTACCTCGACTGGACGGTCCAGCGATTCAAGCGGGATGGCGTCTACTGGGGCCTGCCGACCGACGTGCAGCACCTGGTGCTGTACATCAGCGACCAGCTGGCGCGTGAAGCGGGCCTCGACCCCACGAAGCCGCCGGCCACCTGGCAGGAGTTGCTGGAGCAGGCACGCAAGGCGACGAAGCGGGACGCCCAGGGCAACATCGTCCAGGCGGGACTGGACACCCGCTACCGCTGGGCCGACTACACGTCGCTCCTTTACAGCTTCATGGACGGGCCCGTCGTGAGCCCCGAGAGCCGCCGGGCCAACTACGATTCTCCGGACGGCATTGCGGCGTGGAAGTTTGCGGAGCAACTGATTCGGGGCCCGCAGGCCGTGGACTCGCCGCGCTTTTTGACCGGCCAGCGCAAGTTCGAACAGTCCAAAGCGGTCTACTACATCAACCATCCCGTCGCCCGCAGCGTCATTGGCACGATGGCGCCCAACCTCAAGTACACGGTCGCGCCGGTTCCGACCCTTCCGGGCAAGCCGGTGCGGGCGCCGGGTCACCACTGGGCCTACGTGGTGAGCGCTGGCACGAAGAATGCCGAGGCGGCCTGGAAGTGGGTCAAGTTCCTGGCCAGCGACAAGGCCGTCCGCAAGTGGATGGAGGTGGCCGGCGACCTGCCGTCCCTGAAGGCGCTGGCCAGCGACCCGAGCCTGTTTGCGACGCCGAACGAGCGCGTCATCATGGCCTCCATCCCGCTGGTTCGGCCGGTCGAGACCGTGGGGTTTGCGTCCGACCAGATCCGGAACGACCTGTGGGATGCCATCGCTCTGACCGAAACGCCGGTCGAGCAGCTCGTCAAGCAGTACATCGAGCGGGAGAACGCCGTGATCCGGCAGATCCTGCGCTGA